The genomic window TCAGTGTCTGATTTTGTGTGtcattttttcagcttctaaatTAGGAGACTATGTTagttgcattttgctttttattccttttttaattttttttttttttttttggaaacaatgATTTTTACAAATCCCAGAGATCACGTAAGACAGAGAGATAGGAGGGTTTTTAgatatttttcagatttcaaCCTATCATATGGCTTATCAATATGGTGAAAACTTAGCAATTGCCTGCTAGGTGATTCAGTACCCTGGCCACAAACTTCTGCTACTACCTCCTGCAATGAAGAAAGATTTAATTCAGAAATGCATCTCTTCATGCCTCTTCCAGTGTGTCTCAGGgatacagaaagaggaaaaaggagaaattttgtATGTGGGCTACTTTGATTCATCCCAAGGGGGAATAGAAAACAGCAGTAATTTTTTAAGCAATGCTGTGAGAGGAAAAGTTGTTCTTTTCTTGTAGTTCTTGTATTTAGTAGAAGGGAATGACAAGCTTTCTTAGCTGTGAAGACCCACATAAACTCTAGCAAAAGCTGGATGGACAGTTATTGTATAGAAATTCTGTAGCAGACTGACGGtactttgaattttaaaagcatcGCTTTGCTAAGTCGTGCATTACTTTCCTATTTACTAATCATCAAGCAGAAACGCTGGtactcagctttttttctttgtcttttctaagCTTTATAGTCAAGCCTGGGTCTTTGAACTCTCAGTGTCCTGATCCTCTCCCCACTGAAATCagaaaaattaaactaaatgAAGTAGAAGTTGGACTGGTACTTAGTCCTGTACTATAGAGTTGTAGTGTGCCTTAACTATATCTCGGTTTCTGTAAACTCTTGCCCCCTCTAGTGTCAGAACTCGGCTGCTGTTTCCCCTAAAGCCTGCAAGCAAGGTATGGCAAATGTAGCAGGACTTGGTATTTCATAAAATCCAAATTGTGCCCTTCAGAAGGTCACAGCCCCCAGTGATTCCTAGATTTCCTCAGTTCTTGTATGCAAGAGTAATATTCGATTGTTACTGTCAAAGTTTACTCCTCTAATCACATACCATCAGCGCCGATTTTACCATCACCATCCTTATCTCCAGCAGCCAGAAGAGCTTTCGTTTCTTTGTCTGATAGGTCTCTTCCATCTGGGGTAAAGCCCTTCAGTACAAACCTAAAGAGGaggcatggaaaaaaagaaagtttttattcCAGAACAGttttactttgtatttatttgtacCACTACTTTGATATGTGAGTTGGAATCCAGGGCTGTATCTTCTGTTGTTGACCTTCTTTAACATTCAGGAGGAGCGCTTTACTCTGAAACTGCATTTGACTGGAGAACTATCTGTAAGGTATTGATCATTCATGTGTTCCAGGGATCCTGCAATAAAAGTTACAACTAGCTACATCCAACACACTTTAAATCATATAATCAGCAAACAACTGATTATTGCACACAAATACTAGTCAAGAGATTGAATTGTATGCAAATACCTAGagtcttgtaaaaaaaaaaagaaaacaggagattAGACTCTTAAGGCGAGGTTATTTGAGAAAGGACGTATCTTTACTTACTTTAATTCTTCCTCTTCAATGAAGCCACTTCGATCTTTATCAAGAATATGGAAAACCTTTTTCACATCTTCTGGGCTCTTCTTTTTCAGTCCTACCATCTCGAAAAACTTCTTGTAGTTAAAAGATTCAGCCGCTATAGGAGATGAAAAGCCAGAGAACTGCTTACAAAAATCATTGAAACATATACCAACACATACCCGTAGTTTTCTGCCATACTGCTGGGTGTCCTACCCTGGGAGGCACAGTCGAGCGCAGCTCTGGTAGGAGCTAGATGTGCGCATTGTAATCGTCCACGCTTCACAGACACTCATTGAAATAAACAAAGGGGGAGAGGGGCAGTGTCTCCGTTTTGCAGGGAGAGCTGAGCTACAGAGGGATGgagacttgcccaaggtcacacaggaAGTCTGTGATAGTGTTGGGAGCTGAAGTCTAACCTGCTTGGTCTCATTTCAGTGCCTtaccgccccctccccccccccccccttttttttttttttgctaagtttTACGCTAAAACAGCCATCTGAGAGCAGACTGTGACTATTAGATCGCTGTCACTTTTTGACATTTCCagccctggaaaaaaacaacccgcTTTTGCTCAACCATGGAGCCTTGCACTGATGAGGAGTGTTCCGGAGCACATGGCTATTTCCTGAAGACTTACTAGAAATCAGTGTTGCATTTCGACCGCTAAAGGTATGTGCAGTCGTGATTCGCAAGCTCAGATGCTGCAAGGGAGTGCTGTACTGTACGCTGCCTGCAAGACCTTGTGAGGCACGatcgccggggcgggggggggggggggaacccccgaGCCCTTGAAATCGGAGCCGAGATAAATGAGTTTACCTGCTCCACCTCTCCCGTCCTTTACCGCACCCGCTTTTGTCCCGCCCCTGTAGCCTAAGGACTGTGGTGTGGATTAGAAATCCAATACAGTGACCTCCAAAACGTgctatggacttttttttttccttccccatgcaTCCTTATTCCCGCCGCAGCTTTTCCTATTACATAAAATTAAGGAGGCTCAGTCCTTCGGGATCTGCCTGACTGAGATCTGTCATTAGTTGCTGCTAATTGCATCTGCTCCGGGACTCGGAGATGGCCCTAGAACAATGGAAGCTAATGAGAAAAACAGCTGCTGGATCGAGCAAAGCAGTTTGTTGGTCCCTTCAACTCCCCGGCTGCTGAGTTTAGTCGGGCTCAGCGGGTTTTGCGCTTCTGTCTGTTTGGGAAGGTCATCGCACAGACCAGGGCAGAAAGAGGCGGCTCTCCTGGGTGGTGCGATCAGGCAGGTAgtttggggggaaggggagagataATGTGCATCCTGGAGCAGGATTTCTGGCGTTTCTTTGAGAGCAACCTTAACTACTTGAATCTCTGTAAGCACGAAGAGGGTTTGCTGTCAGTTTAGGGGTCACGATGAATTAGAGGGGTAGGGACTATCCGAAACCCGGAGGAGTCTGAGAGGGAAGTATGGACCGCTGCAGCCATTCGTCCTGCAGAAAGCTTCTGCAGTCAAGCAGTGCACCCACTTGCTCTACTGTTGCCTTCTGCTCCATCCTGAAAAGCAAAGCCCACCCGGGGACTCCAGCATAGGAAGTGGGAAAAGAGCAGTTTCTCATGTCCTTGAAATGAGAAACAGCAGTTCTGTAATACCTGAAACTGAAtggcaggggggagagggaagcTGCTGACATCCACGGCTGACTTCCCTATCCCACATCAAGATATAATCCCCCCTGGTTCTGCGagggttttgttccttttgaaaGTATCCTCTCGGTAGAAGCAAAGTCTGTCTGCAGTTACTGCTtgccttcctttaaaataaatacttcaccTCCGTAATGTGCAGGGCAACTTTGCTGAGGATGCAGCCCTGTACTTGATAAACCTGTCAGGCTTTCAC from Accipiter gentilis chromosome 18, bAccGen1.1, whole genome shotgun sequence includes these protein-coding regions:
- the PVALB gene encoding parvalbumin alpha, whose amino-acid sequence is MAMTDVLSAEDIKKAVGAFSAAESFNYKKFFEMVGLKKKSPEDVKKVFHILDKDRSGFIEEEELKFVLKGFTPDGRDLSDKETKALLAAGDKDGDGKIGADEFATMVAES